ggattctttgaatagaaagatccaaagatcagtatttatctaaaatttcaactttttttttttttttttttttttttttttggaaaaaaaaatagaaattaatacttttaacttttatttatcaaaagtaATTAtgaagacatttctaatgttacaaagatttttatttcaaataaatgctgttgttctaaactttctactcatcaaagaaacttgaaaaaattctactctgctgtttttttaacataataataaaaaaataaatattttttgagcagcaaatcagaatattagaatgatttctaaatgatcatGCTAAAATCAGCATTGAAATcgctggaataaattacatctttaaatatattcaaaaagaaaacagttattttaaaatagtaaaaatattttatttttattatattatatatatatatatatattttttttttttgctgtgctttgaatcaaataaatgcaggctttgtgagcaatagagacttcttaaaaaaaaaaaaaatcgtactattcaaaaacttttgactggtagtgtagcttAACAATTTGACATGacttaagggaaaaaaaaaagactttctaGACTGCATCAGTCTGCCTCCTGTGGCTAAGAATATGTTTTCAAATGGTTTTCATCCCACATCCTATGTAGGAGATGCAGGACACTGTTGTAAGTCCAGAAAAGGCTGAGGAGGCCAAACTAAAGGCCCGATACCCCCATCTCGGGACCAGGCCCGGTGGGTCAGATCTTTTGCGAAAAAGACTACAAAAAGGGGTATGTTTCTGAAAGggatttttatgtatttatttatttattttatttaatcgaGCCCATTAATTGCTAATAATGAACATTCTTATTCCTTGCAGCAAAAGTACTTCGACTCGGGTGACTATAACATGGCCAAAGCCAAGATGAAAAACAAGCAGCTCCCGACAGCGGCGGCAGAGAAGACGGAGATAACCGGAGACCACATTCCCACCCCTCAGGACCTGCCGCAGCGAAAACAGTCTCTGGTGGCCAGCAAACTTGCTGTCTAGTGCCATTCCTGCTGTCTTCATCTCCATTGTTCCCTCAAAcgttttgtttcttttgctgTCTTTTCTTACTCTCTTTGTCTCCACCCTGTAGAAACACTCTCAATATGACGTTTTGATAAATAAGGGTATGTACTGATGACTGCTGCTACCATTGCACTTGGGTTTAACCATACAGCGACATCGATACCAAGGTTTAAACATGGTAATCTGGCCCATAAAGTTTTTTATGggttttacactttttttcccatcacttttgatcatctTTTTCTGCTTGTCTTGAAATAAGACCTGCATGAATTGATCAAATGAACTAGACTTGAAATAATCACATCTGCCTCTTTTGCCAAAACTGTGCCTCATGGAAAACACAAAAGGCCTCGGAGATGTTAGCTGACTGAGCTGAAGAATATGTAAGAGTTCATTGAGATTTGCTGTTTGCCTCCTATTTGTTAATTATGAAAATGGTCTTAAAACTGTCAGTTTCTCTCGGGCAGCGTTTGTTAGCCCACACTGAGGAGAGTGTTGACTCTTCGCTGGGTTCTCTAGGTTGTGCTGTCAACACTTGAAGCGGTTTATCTGAGCTGTACAAACGTTTACTGTCACAACTGTgccatttgttttgtaaataaactaGTTTTGCACATGTGCTCTGTGACCGAGTACTTGTTTTTAAGCTATGCAACACAGACAGTAAATTTGCTGTTGAAAaactacaattattttaaagctgtagtctgtaacttttttttcttcttcttctttttttgcaaaatttacaaaatgcatataataAGCTAGTAAATCattaatctgttttttaaaactgtttatgGCTTATCCTGAATCACTGCAGTACACCTAGTAAACCAATGGGAGAGACTTGACTTCCCATCGAGTTTCGTTAagcttgtctaacaggtgctcaaactttgtctgccaatatttttttttgtaatacccAAATGttcttgtagacacttgtgTCACTTCGGACCGAGACCAAGTGCCCAAGCTCTGTTGTTTTTTCCTGTGAcatcagattgagctcttataTAGTGTTCTGAGCTTAGTGAAGAAATCTCATTTCGTTTAGGAGTTAtagacattttactaaaagtggacctgcccctttcgaacattttggtgtccctttgtgacttttttttttttttgataattattgatattcactatccagagaatctttctgcactggtttggctCTGATCcgacaaaagtaggtttttcaaaaaatgcgaaatacccaaaaattaaaatctgagGCGTGCGTTTtgtccaacgacataagacacttgggCCTGTgactgatggtttaggagttatgagcgaatttgtacttttgatcactgtagcgccacCATCAGGCAGACTGGGGCGAGCCTGTGTCATGTTGTAGACAATGTGAGTattaccatccctccaagtttcaagtctctacgacttacgggtTGGTCTGGATGATCAATTTTACTTGGAGATAGCTAAtttgtgaccattctaacaattacaatagggtttcagcgctatgcGTCTGAAGCCGTTATAATATGATAAGAC
The sequence above is drawn from the Labeo rohita strain BAU-BD-2019 chromosome 25, IGBB_LRoh.1.0, whole genome shotgun sequence genome and encodes:
- the arpp19b gene encoding cAMP-regulated phosphoprotein 19b; protein product: MSGEVEASTEEQQEMQDTVVSPEKAEEAKLKARYPHLGTRPGGSDLLRKRLQKGQKYFDSGDYNMAKAKMKNKQLPTAAAEKTEITGDHIPTPQDLPQRKQSLVASKLAV